The following DNA comes from Corallococcus silvisoli.
GTCTCCGGCCCGGTGTCCGGCCAGATCGTTCAGCCGCTTGAAGTGGTCCACGTCCACCATCAGCAGCGCCAGCGGCACGCCGAAGCGCTGGGCCCGCGCCAGCTCCAGGTCCAGGCGCTGGAAGAGGTGGCGGCGGTTGGGCACGCCCGTGAGCGCGTCCGTGAGCGTCAGCTTCACCGTCTCCGCGTGCAGGCGCGCGTTCGTCACCGCCGTGGCGGCCTGATCCGCCACCGCCGTGAAGAGCTCGATCTCCTCCGCGGAGAAGCTCGCCGTGTCCGGACGCTGGAAGTTGATGACGCCCAGCAGGATCTCCGCGTGCACCATGGGCACCGCCAGGAGCGAGCCCTGCTCCGAGCCGCCGCGCAGCCCGCGCCGCGCGAAGATGCTGGTCCCGTCGGTGAGGTCCGGCAGGTACACCGCCTTGCGCGTCTGGGCAGCCCGGCCACACGCGCCCTCGCCCATGGCGAAGGTGTGGCCCTCGAGGCCCCGGCCCTGCGGCCACGCGTGCTTCACCTCCAGCAGGCCCTCCTCGTTGAGGAGCATGATGGAGAAGTCGGGGATGTGCAGCCGCTCCACCACCATCCGGGTGATGCGCGACAACAGCTCGTCCAGCTCCAGCGTGGTGTTGAGCGAGCGCGCCACGTCGAACAGCAGCGACAGCTCCCGCAGGCGCTCCTCCAGCTCGTCCTTCAGCGCCAGCTTCTCCTTCACCAGCTGCAGGTCGCGGTGCGTGTCGATCTCCTCCACCTTCATGGAGGTGAGCCGCGCCAGCATCTGGTTGAAGGCCGCGCCCAGCCGCGAGATCTCGTCCGTGCCCCGGGCGTCCGCGCGCACCAGCAGGTCGCCGTCCGCCGCGCGCCCCATGGCCTCGCTCAGCCGCTTGAGCGGACCGGTGAGCACGAAGCGCAGCGACAGCCAGGTGACGAGCGCCAGGATGCCCACGAAGAGCACCATCGCGCCCAGCGCGTCCTGGAACACCGTCTGCAACTGGCGGTGCAGCGCGGGCTCGCCCAGGCGCACCTGGAGGACCCCCATGCGCTGCGCGGCGGCCCCGGCGTGACAGCCGGAGCACTCCGGACCGCCCAGGGGACGCACCACCTCCGTGCCGTGTTCGCTGGAGCGCGCCGTCTCCTGGCTCGAGTCCTTCAGCCGCGCGGCCTCCGGATGCGGATGCCCCTGCTCGGCGGGCTTCCGGCTCCAGCGGATCCGCCCGTTCAGCATCAGCACCCGCAGGTCCTCCACCGAGCGGAACAGCCGCGTGTCCGACGCCAGCGCCTCCGTCACCGCGGCATGCGGCGCCGCGCCCGGCGCCTGCGGCAGCGTGAAGGTGGACGCGACGAACTCCGCCAGCGCCAGGGCTTCCAGGTGCGTGCCCTCGCGCACCGCCTGCCGCGCCTCGCGCGAGAAGTGCCCCACGCCCAGGAGCGCCACCACCAATCCAGGCAGGGCGATGCTCCACAAGAGCTTCCTGCCAATCGTCTCGGAACCGAGGGCCATGTGCGGGGCGCAGTGTGCTCCGCGCCCGCGCGACCTGTCCGCGTGAGCCGGAGTGTCCAGAAATTGTCAGGGGGGTGACACGACCTGTCAAACGTACTCGTGTGGAAATATTGAACCTGGGTTGTTGTTCTCCGCATGTTCCTGTTTTCAGGGGCTGCGTCCGTGGCACGGTGGGAAGGCCTGTCCCAAGTTCGCGCCCGAAGCATCGGAGACGCCCCATGGCCCTACCCACGTTCCTCACGTCCTCGTTGCTGCCCGTGCCGCACGGTTTCGCCACGCGGGCGGGTGGGGTGTCGGAGGGGGCCTACGCGTCGCTGAACCTGGGCTTCTCCGTGGGCGACGAGCGCTCGCGCGTGGAGGAGAACCACCGGCGGCTGGCCCAGGCGGTGGGCGCGAAGGTGGGGGCGCTCTGCCGGGTGTCGCAGGTGCATGGCGATACGGTGCTGCCGGCGCACGGCGCGGACGACGACTCGCTGCGCCCGACGCTGGGCGAAGCGGACGCGCTGTGGACGGAAGGGGAGGGGAGCTGGGTGGCGGTGGGCACCGCGGACTGCGTGCCGGTGCTGCTGGTGGATCCTCGGGGCCGGCGCGTGGCGGCGGTGCATTCAGGGTGGCGGGGCACGGACCTGGAGATCAGCGCTCGCGCGGTGGAGGCGCTGGGGGCGCGGGGAAGCCAGCCGGAGCACCTGCTGGCGGCGGTGGGGCCCTGCATCCAGGCGTGCTGCTACGAGGTCTCCGCGGAGCTGGGAGACCGCTTCCGCGCGCGCTTCGGTCCGGACGTCGTGCGAGCGGGTGAAAAGCCCCACCTGGACCTGCCCCACGCGGTGAAGGCGTCGCTCCTGAAGGCGGGCCTGAAGCCGGAGCACGTGGACGTGCTACAGGCCTGTACGGCGTGTGATCGCGAGCGGTTCTTCTCGCACCGGCGGGACGCGGGGCGCACCGGCCGGCACCTCAACTTCGTGCTCCACCGCTTCTAGCGGCTGGGCCCATACGGCCGTTTTCTTGACGGTCTCTCACCGGCCTTCCTATCCTCGACGTGGAATCCCCTCCGTCCAGGCTCGTGTCGGTGCGTCCCTTTCTCTTCCGCCTGTTTGCCGCCGTGGCGCTGAGCGCGCCGACCGCATGCGCCACCACCGCCGCCTCCCAGGCGGAAGTGGGCCGGCTGGAGGCGGAGGTGCGCACGCTGCGCGCCACCCAGGCGACGCTGGTGGAGCGCCTGGAGCGGCTGGAGAACCGCGACGCCGTCGCCCGCGCTGCCCGGAGCGCTTCGCCCGCCGCCACGCCGTCCGCGTCCCCCGCGGGCGCGGCGAGCCCCCGGACCGAGGCCTCCTCCTCCGAGGTCGGCGGCACCGGCGAGGCGCTGGGGCTGCCCCCGGCGCAGCTCGCGGTGGTGCGGCTCAAGCCGAAGAAGGAACCGGCGCCGCGCATCAACACCGTGGTGCCCGTGGTGGAGCCGGACACGGATCAGATGGAGATGTTCATCAGCCCGGTGGAGGGCTCGTCGGGGACGGGCTTCGCGTCCCCGGGCCGGGTGGAGGTGCCGGAGAAGGATCCGGCCATCCTCGACGCCGAGTACGAGCACGCCGTGGCGATGCTGCGCACCGGCAACGTGGAGGGGGGCGTGGAGAAGCTCACGCGCTTCGCGGACGAGAACCCCCGCCACCCTCGCGCCGACAATGCCCTGTACTTCAGCGGGCTGGGCCAGATGGGCCTCAAGGATCCGGCCGGTGCGGCGAAGACGTTCGAACGGCTCATCAAGACCTATCCCGCTGGGGATGCCGTCCAGGACGGCATGCTCCGGCTCGCGGAGTGCCGGGTGCGGCTGAATCAAGCCGTGGATGCCCGGGCCCTCTATACTCGCGTCGTTACCCAGTTCCCGGGGACGGCCGCCGCCACGCAGGCGGAGCAGCGGCTCGCCGCGCTCTCGCCGTAAGCCCCTTTCGTGAAAGGACGTCGTCCGATGCGCACCCGGATCCTTGCCTCCCTGCTCGTGCCCCTCGCAGTCGCGCCGGCGTGGACGGCCCATGCCCAGGACGCGCAAGAGGAGGAACCGCAGCCGGCCAGTGAGACGGAGGGCCAGGACATCTCCGACGACGTGGAGCAGCGGCCCACCTCCGTCACGCTCCCGCCCGGCGCCCGTCAGGGCCGTGAGAGCGCGCCCGGTCAGGTGCACACCGTGGAGTCCGGCGACACGCTGTGGGACCTGTCCCAGCGCTACCTGGGCAGCCCCTGGTACTGGCCCAAGGTCTGGTCCTACAACCCGCAGATCGCCAACCCGCACTGGATCTACCCGGGCAACAACGTGAAGTTCTTCCCCGGAGGCGAGGAAGTGCCCTCGCGCGTGGAGGCCGGTGAGCTGCCCGCGGACGACATGACGGCGCCCCAGGACGTGAGCGGCGGCAGCCTCGTGTCGGTGGTGGGGAAGATCGGCTACGACCCATCCAGCACGCGCCCGGTGACGACCAAGGGCTTCGTGACGGCGCGGGAGCTGGACGAGGCGGGCCGCATCGACGGCTCGGCCTCCGAGGCGCTGATGCTGTCCGCCCCGGACAAGGTCTACCTGCGCTTCAAGAAGCGCGGCGCCGCCAAGGTCGGCGACCGCTACGTCATCTTCCACACCGTGGAAGAGGTGAAGCACCCGGTGACGAACGCCCGCACGGGGTTCCTCACGGAGCTGCTGGGCACGGTGCAGGTCGTCGCCGTCAACAACGACGTGGTGACCGCGCGCATCATGGAGACCTGGGACCCCATCGCCCGTGGCGACCTGGTGGGCCCGTCCAGCGAGCGGCTGTCGGAGCGGATCGCCCCCAAGCCCAACAGCAAGGAGATCCCCGGCTACGTGCTGACGCCGATGACGCCGGGCCAGACGCTGCTGGGCGAGCACCACTTCGTCGTCGTGGACCGTGGCACCGCGGACGGCGTGCAGGTGGGCAACACCTTCACCATCGAGCGCCGGGGCGACCCCAGCCGCGACGTGCTCGGCCGCACCGACTACAAGATGGGCGACGCGGGCAAAGAGCAGAAGGCCTACCCGTGGGAGGCCGTGGCCCAGTGCATGGTCACCGAGGTGCGTGAGCGCACCTCCAACTGCCTGCTGACCCGCTCCCTGGTGGAGGTCTCCGCGGGAGACCGCGCCGTCATGCGCAAGGACGGGACCCCCACCGCCAGCCGCTAGCCGGAAGGACGGCCACGACCGGCAGGAATGATGCATTCGACCCGCCCGGGAAGGGCGGGTCGCTTGACCCCCGAAGTTCCGGTGTTATGTGTCACGCCCCTCCCGGGACCACCTCTATATAGGTGGGAAACAGGCGGGGATGGGCATGGCGCACACGGACACTTACACACCCACAGTCGAACAGCGTGCCTGCCTGGCGCTCTGGGCCATTCCTGGCCTGGGGCCCCGGACGCTGGACGGGGTGCGTGCGTTCGCCGGTGGGGCGCTGTCCCGGCTCGCGTCCGCGCCCGTGCGGGACTGGGTGTCCGACGTGCCGGTGCCCGCCCCCGTCCGCCAGCGGCTCGCCACCGTCGCATCCCTGGACGAGGTGGCCTCGCGGGTGGAAGCGGCCTGCGCCCGCGCGGACATCCAGGTGGCCTTCGCGGGGACGCCTGCCCATCCGGCCCGGCTCGTGGGCCTGGAGGACGCGCCGCCGCTGCTGTTCCACCGGGGCCAGCCAGGGCCGCCCCGGCGGCGTCTGGGCATGGTGGGCAGCCGCCATCCGGACCAGGGCTTCCTGCCGTTCGCTCGCACGTTCGCCCGGAAGGTGGCGGAGGCTGGCGTGGGCGTGGTGTCGGGCGCGGCCGAGGGCGTGGACCGGGCGTGCCACTGGGGCGCGCTGGATGTGGGGGGGGAGACGTGGGCCTTCCTGGGGTCGGCGCTGGACGCCCTGGACCCGGCTCAAGCCCGCCTGCTCCCCCACTTCCTGGAGCGGGGAGGGGTGTTCTTCAGCGAGCTGCCCCCCGGCGTGCGGGCGAGCACGACGACGTTCCCCCGGCGCAACCGGCTCATCGCTGGCGCGTCGGATGCGGTGCTGGTGATGCGGGCCGCGCACGACTCCGGGAGCCTCTACACCGCGGAGGCGGCCCGGACGCAGGGGCGCCCGGTCTTCGCCCTGCCGGGGGAGCTCTGGCAGCCGGCGGCGGCGGGCTGTAACGCCCTGCTGGCGGACGGGCGGGCCCAGGCGTGCACGTCGGCGGAAGCGGTTTGCGCGGCGGTGGGCGTTCATCCGGTCCGGGCGGTGCCCGCGGGACGGGATGGTGGGTGGTGGCAGGCCCTGTCGGCGGAAGCGCGCGGGGCGTATGGGCTGTTGGACAGGGTTCCTCGTTCATTCGACGAGGTGCTCGCCGGCAGTCCGCTGTCCCCCGCGGCGCTCACGAGCGCACTGGTGGAGTTGGAATTGTCGGGGCTGGTGGTCCAGCACCCGGGTAAACGGTACGAGAAGGTTTAGAGGCAGTCCGAGGTAGGAGAGCCATGGCCACGCGGAAGAAGACACAGGCGGCGCAGACGGAGGCGGCGGCGGAGGAGACGCCCAAGAAGGCGGCCTCGAAGAAGCCGGCGGCCAAGAAGGCGGCCAAGAAGAAGACGGCGGCGAAGAAGGTGTCGGCCAAGAAGAAGACGGCCGCCCGTCGCCGGGGCGCGGATGGCGATGAGCTGCCCACCGTGGACGCCGACGCCGAGGAGGAAGTGCCCGAGCGCCGTGGCAAGGGGCCGCACTACCTGGTCGTGGTGGAGTCGCCCGCCAAGGCCAAGACCATCAAGAAGTACCTGGGCACCGGCTACACGGTGAAGGCCTCCGTGGGCCACGTGAAGGACCTGCCCAAGAGCAAGATTGGCGTCGACGTGGAGCACGACTTCCAGCCCGAGTACACGGTCATCAAGGGCAAGGAGAAGGTGCTCAACGAGCTGAAGAAGATGGCCAAGACCGTGGACCGGGTGTTCCTGGCCACGGACCCCGACCGCGAGGGCGAGGCCATCGCCTGGCACATCAAGGAGGAGCTGGGCCACCCGGACTCCCTGCGGGTGACCTTCAACGAGATCACCAAGCGCGCGGTGCAGGACGCCATCGCGCAGCCGCGCCAGCTCAACCAGGACAACTACGACTCGCAGCAGACCCGGCGCATCCTGGACCGGCTCGTCGGCTATCAAATCTCGCCGCTGCTCTGGAAGAAGATCCGCCGGGGCCTGTCCGCGGGCCGCGTGCAGTCCGTCGCGGTGCGCCTCATCGTGGAGCGCGAGGCGGAGATC
Coding sequences within:
- a CDS encoding GGDEF domain-containing protein produces the protein MALGSETIGRKLLWSIALPGLVVALLGVGHFSREARQAVREGTHLEALALAEFVASTFTLPQAPGAAPHAAVTEALASDTRLFRSVEDLRVLMLNGRIRWSRKPAEQGHPHPEAARLKDSSQETARSSEHGTEVVRPLGGPECSGCHAGAAAQRMGVLQVRLGEPALHRQLQTVFQDALGAMVLFVGILALVTWLSLRFVLTGPLKRLSEAMGRAADGDLLVRADARGTDEISRLGAAFNQMLARLTSMKVEEIDTHRDLQLVKEKLALKDELEERLRELSLLFDVARSLNTTLELDELLSRITRMVVERLHIPDFSIMLLNEEGLLEVKHAWPQGRGLEGHTFAMGEGACGRAAQTRKAVYLPDLTDGTSIFARRGLRGGSEQGSLLAVPMVHAEILLGVINFQRPDTASFSAEEIELFTAVADQAATAVTNARLHAETVKLTLTDALTGVPNRRHLFQRLDLELARAQRFGVPLALLMVDVDHFKRLNDLAGHRAGDETLRRVSDVLRTRARKVDTLGRYGGEEFVLLLPQVSKTTAVEVAETLRRAVAESVTLSRTGLPGGHVTVSIGVAHFPTDANTQETLVDCADSALYCSKRTGRNRVTPFEPGMEVHPGRERSINAPPADAPTTPPAPPGLAKA
- a CDS encoding LysM peptidoglycan-binding domain-containing protein, producing the protein MRTRILASLLVPLAVAPAWTAHAQDAQEEEPQPASETEGQDISDDVEQRPTSVTLPPGARQGRESAPGQVHTVESGDTLWDLSQRYLGSPWYWPKVWSYNPQIANPHWIYPGNNVKFFPGGEEVPSRVEAGELPADDMTAPQDVSGGSLVSVVGKIGYDPSSTRPVTTKGFVTARELDEAGRIDGSASEALMLSAPDKVYLRFKKRGAAKVGDRYVIFHTVEEVKHPVTNARTGFLTELLGTVQVVAVNNDVVTARIMETWDPIARGDLVGPSSERLSERIAPKPNSKEIPGYVLTPMTPGQTLLGEHHFVVVDRGTADGVQVGNTFTIERRGDPSRDVLGRTDYKMGDAGKEQKAYPWEAVAQCMVTEVRERTSNCLLTRSLVEVSAGDRAVMRKDGTPTASR
- the pgeF gene encoding peptidoglycan editing factor PgeF, whose amino-acid sequence is MALPTFLTSSLLPVPHGFATRAGGVSEGAYASLNLGFSVGDERSRVEENHRRLAQAVGAKVGALCRVSQVHGDTVLPAHGADDDSLRPTLGEADALWTEGEGSWVAVGTADCVPVLLVDPRGRRVAAVHSGWRGTDLEISARAVEALGARGSQPEHLLAAVGPCIQACCYEVSAELGDRFRARFGPDVVRAGEKPHLDLPHAVKASLLKAGLKPEHVDVLQACTACDRERFFSHRRDAGRTGRHLNFVLHRF
- a CDS encoding DNA-processing protein DprA — translated: MAHTDTYTPTVEQRACLALWAIPGLGPRTLDGVRAFAGGALSRLASAPVRDWVSDVPVPAPVRQRLATVASLDEVASRVEAACARADIQVAFAGTPAHPARLVGLEDAPPLLFHRGQPGPPRRRLGMVGSRHPDQGFLPFARTFARKVAEAGVGVVSGAAEGVDRACHWGALDVGGETWAFLGSALDALDPAQARLLPHFLERGGVFFSELPPGVRASTTTFPRRNRLIAGASDAVLVMRAAHDSGSLYTAEAARTQGRPVFALPGELWQPAAAGCNALLADGRAQACTSAEAVCAAVGVHPVRAVPAGRDGGWWQALSAEARGAYGLLDRVPRSFDEVLAGSPLSPAALTSALVELELSGLVVQHPGKRYEKV
- a CDS encoding tetratricopeptide repeat protein yields the protein MSVRPFLFRLFAAVALSAPTACATTAASQAEVGRLEAEVRTLRATQATLVERLERLENRDAVARAARSASPAATPSASPAGAASPRTEASSSEVGGTGEALGLPPAQLAVVRLKPKKEPAPRINTVVPVVEPDTDQMEMFISPVEGSSGTGFASPGRVEVPEKDPAILDAEYEHAVAMLRTGNVEGGVEKLTRFADENPRHPRADNALYFSGLGQMGLKDPAGAAKTFERLIKTYPAGDAVQDGMLRLAECRVRLNQAVDARALYTRVVTQFPGTAAATQAEQRLAALSP